cttccaaatgttgggctctcctcataacacatctaatgaccacaaacaacttccactcaataagacacattaaacagaaccatTTACCCAttgtattatccatatagacatgtcaaaaataacaagCGTAGTTTCACTTgactgacatttacatgtatatgtcctgttgtgggcgacatggtggtgcagtggatagcactggtgcctcacacacagaaggtcctgggttcaattccaacaccagtcgatgggggtggacctttctgtgtggactttgcatgctctccccgtgtctgtgtgggttctctccgggtaatctggctcctcccaccatccaaacacatgcactgataggttaatggcttaatctaaatcgcccataggtatgaatgtgagagtgattgtttgtctctatatgttcagccctgcgatgaactggagaaatgtccagggtgaaccccgcctttgcccatgagtagccgggataggctccaagagacctagtgaggataaagcgggttcagaaaatgaatgaatgaatgaagtgttagtgtttcctgccacactaatggcggcaaattcaaatggaatgtacatgttttgtctctaatgtggtttgaaagggccaaaggccttgggggatcccaccaggaaaccagagggaagagaactgaggacatatttgataaaatgtcagaatggtatgaatttttgaaaaacctaggcattttggtgacctttaacctacaacatgaccttgacattagacttttcatagtacaaagtactgtcacgatacaatatggcacttacaagatcattaaatggcccatcatgaacatatttatataccgcactggacaaaagagtggagaagctgtgaaagttgcgattttcagagctaaaaaagtaatttttggggttgggggtggggtttggacgaaaaactttttaaaaaattacacaggagtgcttagaaaatcttgttgcatctgaaaatcagggctaatgtggtatttgatattaaccccCCCTGTTCTCAGTTAGGATTGCAGATCTGAAGTAAAACGTCTGGTGGTCTTGGGTCTGGGGCCTAGAAGACTTGGGTCTGGGGGGGAAGGGATCTGGATGTCTTGGTCCAAGAGGCAGGGGTCTGTAGGTCTTGACTGATAGTTCTGTAAGTGcattgaataaaaataatgatctATGAGTATATTGTGATTGGTGGAATGCACCAGGTATAtagaaaaacagatattttctcaTCTGTTTTTGCCTTTGAAagcactcagggaccaactcttGGTCTTCATCAGCACCTTGGTCAAGGGCCCTGAGAAGAAAAATATGCAACCTGTTTTAATGACGGACACCCACATGGTACAGAGTGGTTTCGCAACCGGGTTCGATTGGAAACAAGGAATGTTCTGGCTGTACTGCATAAGTACGAGCCACTACGTGACTATGTGGCATGTGTGAAATACAGGTACACATTTTATTTCACTGCTTTTTGTGTAATCATCACCACTTTTTCAGATTTAAGATTGACATTAAAATGATCAAAGACGTGACAGGGTTGTGAGGTTTGGGGCGGGGTCAATTGTTATTTCCGTAACACTGTTTGATCAATATTAATGATGGacacagagaaacatttatttatatgacGACACACTTCATGGCATTTTCAGTGTCATCAGACCCCTGATGGAAGAGGACAGAGTGGAACCACTTAGGTTTTGCATGAGAACttacaaaatgtttattttaatgttcagttgttcaatgGCTCTCTGAATTTTCACAGACTGAATACATTCATCAAATTGTCAGTTTTCTGCTTTGCTGTAGGTATGATGCTGCTGATTTTGCATCGGATTAATGACGATTGCGTATTTCTGGTCAAAAATGCGGAagttgtgaaaaaggtctatTGATGACATTGTTACACTGAGACGTTCATTCACTCTTAAAATATTGAAAACTCTTCTTCCTTTGCAGAGATATTGTATAAACTGAGGTTTTAGTGTGACTTTAATGTAGCTCAACCTTAGCTTTAATATAAGGGAAGATAATTTCTAACTTTCATTTTCTGGAaaccctttgtttttttttttcttcacctgTTTGAAACTGATCGAAGTGAAGACAGTTTTGGATAATTTATATGAATCAGCTTTAGAAATGCTTTATGTCTCTTGTAACATTTTCTGCATTTGTCTTTTCTGAGACCAAACTGCTGTTGATGGAGAACATAACCGTGGTAGTTCCTCTCAAACAGCCCATCACGTTCGTGCTGGAGGGCTTCTATGTACCACCAGGATACGGTTCACTCCTCTTTTTCTTGGCTTTGTTGGACTTTGTGGTTGTCCTGCTGGGGAACGGAACAGTGatgctcatcatcatcatcgacaGGAGCCTACACAGACCCATGTTCGTGATGGTTTGGAACCTGGTGGCGTGTGACCTGCTGGGGGCCACAACAGTTGTACCTCAACTCATGATTCACTTCTTAACGGGAGAGAGGAGGATCTCCTTCAGCCACGCCATCGCCCAGGGCTTCTGTGTGCACACATATGGAATTGCTGTACAGACTATTCTGTGTGCGATGGCCTATGACAGGTATCAAACACACATGTGGAACTGTAGCATTTTCCTAACTGTACAGATTGACTGAACAAGTGTTTTCTGGTTTCAGAAATCTCGAACTCATGAAACGCTTATCAGCATCAGAATTAAAGGCAAATGTAGTTAGGGTTAACTGTCACATAAAACATCACTTTCTCACAAATTTGAATGATGATGAAAATTATGGATCTAATAACTTTAAATTATATACAGTAAgattaaaaaaggatattttaatgGCCAAAACATACAAAGTCTCTGTATATTCATACAATCTGTAATATCTAAGTGTTTTTGTGTCAATGGAGGACTAAGTAAAGCTGTTGTTCTGTTGAAGGTACATTGCTGTGTGTGAACCACTCAGGTATCACTCCATTATGACGTCCGTTCGACTGATCTTCAGCTGCGCTTTGGCCTGGTTTATTGCTCTGCTCGGCACCGGTGTActcttttattttcatatagaCGTACCGTTATGTGGAAACATCATCCAGCATGTTTACTGCAGTAACCGGGCCATCTTGAATCTGGCCTGTGAACCAACCCCTGAGAACAACATCTACGGTCAGTTCCACAGtcacaataaaaatacatttgcgaTTTATAATTTGACTTAGATTTGATTTTCACTTTAGAGTGAAGTTACTAACTAGTAATTAATATGTGAACCATCTTTGGTGGAAAGCTAACTGTGGCTATCATTTTTAGGCCTGTTCCTGAGCTGGACAGTGAATACTACCATCTTCATCGTCATTGCTTTTTCTTACATTAAAATCCTGCAAGCATCAGTAACAAAAGGCAAAGCTGACAGCAGCATCCGCAGCAAGGCCTTCCAGACATGTGCATCACACCTCATTGTGTATGTTCTGTATAAACTTGGTGTCGTAATTATAGTGCTGAGTCATCGTTTTCCCTCCATGTCCCAAAACATCAAGAAGTTCTGCAGTATCCTGATTGTTATCATTCCACCAGCGGTCAACCCCATTATCTATGGACTGGTCATAACAGAGCTACGTAAAAGCATCATCAAGTTATTCAGACTAAAAGTGAGGCAAATCTAAACCTGTTGATGAAGTTCAAATGTTCTACTGTCAGTCTTCGTTCAGGGAGTACACCTCacggttttttctttttttttatctcattataTTTTATAGTATGACTTGAATATGGAAAGTGATGACAAGTATCTGCAGGATGTGAAATAGGCCAAAATATATACAAAACATGttcaaaagaaaatatttttattttctgtctttcatcAAACATGGATAGATGTGAATGGATGGATTTTTCTACCGAAAGTAAAATAACTTTTTCCATTCACATTATATCTGTTCCTCAAAGTGCAGTCAGAaattatatatactgtacatttatGGAGCACTTGAATAACAATTGTTTTCATTAGTGCagaaaattaattgaaataaaaacatggatGTAAAATTGCCTTCTTTGTGTCATTTTGTGTCTTTCAGTAACATGAAAATATGATGAGAAAGCTGTTGTTCAGTTCAGTAAACATTGGAATTTGTTCAGTCGGCTTACAAAGTTCAAATGATTGACTGAcagtttgctttttttgtttttattgtcagaaaaacaatatttttttctcataaaaacaaaaaacagttattCATGTTGACTGTGTTGACTGTTACTGGACAGgtgtatttttctaatgaaaAGGAAATAACTAGAAGGGGCACAGTGGTGCAATGGTTAGCATTACCAccccacagcaagaaggtcctgggttcaatacCTGCCctcctgtgtggagtttgcaccgTCCGAAGACATGCACTGGTAGCTGGGACAGGTTCAAGCACCCCCACAACTCTCAAAAGGACTAAagagttcagaaaatggatggactgTCTAATAACTATTAATTATTCACTACGTAACTTACACTTATCTATGACTCATAGATAATTGTTAAGTATAAGTTACCTAGTAGAATAAGAAGAGTTTTCTCATAGACTGAGATAACTattgttttctttcattctctTTATTTCTCATCAGTCAAGTGCTTCATAAATACAattctaataaaataaataaaattcaattcTGACGACAATTTCAGGAAATTGGTTTTATTGgtacaaaaaatgtaaaacagcACGGACTGGTGTGTCTTTCAGTAACATGGAGATGTAGAGAAGGTGCTGCTGTTCAGCTCAGTAAACACTGTGGAAGAATGTTCCGTTTTAGTCGCTGAACATCTCATTGCAGCTTTAATGCTACTGCTGCTGGTCATCGGCAGGTGTTACTTTGCGTCCATTATAATGAATGAGAGCCTGCAAACTTAGATCATATTATCCACACGGGATTCAGTTCAGTTGTACTTGTACAGAgctaaatcacattttttttgaaaaaaaagtcaaaactcagAGTACAATTTAAAGAATAACCCAATAAATTAgcaagagaaaagatatgaagatACCCCTGAGTCGGTCTTATTCACTGCTCCAAGTTTTGCCCTCCATTACATGGGGGTGgggagtgcactgagcatgttcAGAGGTGTGTGGAAAGCACaatgtctattctatcagcacattcaGAAaagtttcctattgagcaaacggattaatttttattaatattttttaaaaatcatatcgTGTCAGCACTGGCACATCAGGACTCAAAGGGACATTCAACCAGAAACTGAAAAGCACTAACTACAGGAGAAAGACAAGATAAATAAACAACACCCATGAATACTTGACCCTTCACACATACTGGATCTAGATTCATGTTTCAGTTGGTTTGAAGTAACTTGAAGTAGAAGGGTCCCCCCTTGAATCGCTGCCTTTTGTGGCGGAGGGGTTTGAGTGACCACATAAACCTAGGAACTATGTTGTCAGGGTCATGTAGTCCTTGATAGGCTCTCCCAAGGCAAATTAGTCCAAGGTGACGAGCCAGACAAAGTGTGATTCTTGACCCATATGAATGCAACATCAAGCAACCCAGTTTCCTTCACCCGGATCAGGGTTACCGGGGCCCAACCCTGGAGCAAGGAGTTCCTTGTTGAGCACCTGGTGGCCAGGGCCCAGCTAGGCTACAGGGGACCATTCTTCTGTGGGCCCACCACCTGCAGAAGAAGCCATACAGGTctggtgcagtgtggattggttGCATCCAGGCATGGAGGCCTTGGAGTTACTTGGATAGTTAGTTGGATTTAGAGAAGGCATTTGACTGTGTTCCCTATGGTAACCTGTAGGGGttgctttgggagtatggggtccatgGCCCACTTCGTTAGGTCCACATTATATTAGAGTCAGAGCTTGGTTAGAATTACCGGTAGGCCTGTGTGACGGAAGAGCCCCGTCAGGTACCGTAGGAAAACTCCCGCGATAAGctgaagcacacacacatacacatacacactcattacCTGGTTGTCCATTTCCTTCATCTCCTGTCCGTTCACTccattttcatcctttttaccATCAGACCGACATCGCAGTAGTCTTGCGTGCACACTTGACCgctgtaaatccattgttcttcccaTAGTTTGCCGGCTCTCAAACTTTCATCCAGCATACATCCCACATTCACATGTTCCGACTGTGAAACGGAGCGCCTCTCTGACTTCCGGGTTAAACTGCATCGTACGCGGGACGCGGTCCGCTGACATCCTGGTGACGTCACTGCAAAGTGCCGGTTTTGCACtagattaattttattatttttcctggttGTTTTAGAGACCCATTGTTCAGGATATTACACATATTGTATTTGAAAGAATCTATTGTAATAATGTGAACATGAGATGTTGTGTAATGTGGGAGTTATGGCCAGTTTGGTTTGTTAATTACCTGGGGGAGGAGCCTCAGGGTTTTAAAAGAGGGCCTTTCTCAATCAtgggtcagtggatgctgagcTGGTTACACTGAAGAAGTATTTTTTCTCTACgattgtaaatgttattttttcatactTTGTACTGAGcactaatttttgcactttgggaAGACGAGcacaataaaacacttaaaaatatttttttttcgaCTACGCCGTTATTTTTCCTTTCATCCTGAGGAACCCTGTCAcagcctgtaacagtacacaaaattttcggttcggtacgttttcgattttgaaagccacggttagttttttttttgtttgtttttggttcggtacaggaagaaagaaaacccctcaaaatgtctgtaatacatttatgaatttatgaacatttttcccccaatttttgaacACAAGAGAATATAGAcgaacaggaataatataattctgctgctataaatcaaattgaaaataaaataaatgattaatatcactaaatgtgttttaaacattagtattgcacttttccctgacaggtagttttgaacaaacaacaacaatctaatcacagttctgtcagttcacattcttcataaagataacaaaaaaaaaaattccacattaagtgcaatgttaacaagagggcaaactagtattctcttttaacaaactgaagagcaacactgacaacaaactcatccaaattatttattttaggacagagaacaaactgtttaggccactttgtgtacttgtgtgtgtgcgcacatgtGCGTGCAGGGTGTGATTGGTTGGGGGGATGGTTTgcttgttagtttgtttttttgatcAGTTTCTTTTCACAGCTTTCTTTAGAATTTGCACATCTCATACCTTcccttttttttcacattaaaatgatGCAAGACATGGCCAGGTTGCAAGGTCTGAGGTGGggtttattattataataactcTGCCTGATCAGTATTAGTGATGGACAAGGAATGAATGAGTAACATTTATTTAAAGGATGACACACTTTCTCCCACTGTCAGTGTCAACAGACATCTgatggaaagaggaggaggacggagTGGAACCGTTTAGGTTTTACATGAGAATTTATCAAGTGTGTCTTAGATTATTTCAATGTTCAGTTGTTTAATGAATTTCTAAATTTCCACACTGACTGACTACATTCATCTAATTGTTAGTTTTCTGCTTTGCTACAGGTATGATGCTGCTGATTTTTAATTGTTATAATGACttttaaaaagaaaatctgaAGTGTCTTTAAATACAATCAAACTCTTTTGTATCAAGTAAAAACATCTGGAAATGGAGTGAGCACATTTTCCTCAAACTGAAACACAattattgattatattttttaaacaggaatagtttttttttcctttgcaggGCTATTGTGTTAAGTATTACATTATTGTTGCTTTAGTGTGACACTAACATAGCTCAATATTAACTGTAATATCTCtataagacaaacatttgcattgACTTGAGAAGATGatttcttattttttcatttcccaaaagtcttttttttttttaaccagcttTAAACTGATTCATATGAATGAACTTTTGAAatgttttatgtctcttttaacacttcctgtgttttttgtcttttctgagaCCAAACTGCTGTTGATGGAGAACATAACCGTGGTAGCTCCTCTCAAACAGCCCATCACGTTCGTGCTGGAGGGCTTCTATGTACCACCAGGATACGGTTCACTCCTCTTCTTCTTGGCTTTGTTGGACTTTGTGGTTGTGCTGCTGGGGAACGGCATGGTGATGCTCATCATCATTATCGAAAGGAGCCTGCACAGACCCATGTTTGTGATGGTTTGGAACCTGGCGGCGTGTGACCTGCTGGGGGTCATAGCAGTTATACCTCGATTTATGATTCACTTCTTGACAGGGCAGAGGAGGATCGCCTACGGCCACGCCATCGCCCAGGCCTTCTGTGTGCACACATATGGAGCTGCAGTACAGACTATTCTGTGTGCGATGGCCTATGACAGGTATCTAACACACTCACATATAGGACTGtcattttcctaatttttccTATAGATAGTTTATAATCCAAGACTGCATATAATGTGCTGGTTCCAGAAATATCAAGCTCATGAAATATTTTGCATCAGAATTGGTGGTAAATGTTGTTTGGGTTAAGTATCACTTCAGTTGGCGTTCTTACAAAGTTGAATCAAAATGCAAATAATAGATGCAATATCTTTAAATTTTATGTAATAAGGAACATATTAATGGCCCAAACATACATAGATGAAAGAATAAGATAAGGTCCACACAACAGGTTACTACAACAAGAGGCATTTTGGATTTACACACTGCACACACTTAGCCCTAAAGGTCTCAATGAGGACTTTGATCTGAGACCCCTCCTATAGATGTTTCATATAGATTACTTCACACTAgtgcaaagttataatagttttggatttttcatgatacactgaacaaaaatataaatgccccacttttgtttttgctcccatttttcatgagctgaactcaaagttCTAAAACTTTtcctatgtacacaaaaggcctatttctctcaaatattgttcataaatttgtctaaatctgtgttagtgagcacttctcctttgtccttcgCTGAGATAATCCATCGACCGCaaaggtgtggcatatcaagatgctgattagacagcaggattattgcacaggtgtgacttaggctggccacaataaaaggccactctaaaatgtgcacttttactgtattgggtggtccaagGGGGTCAGAAAAGCattcagtatttggtgtgaccaccattttcctcgcacagtcttcttcatgaattctctgaaacagctttggagatggcttatggtagagaaatgaacattcaattcacaggcagaagctctgctggacattcctgaagtcagcatgccaattgcatattccctcaaaacttgtgacatctgtggtattgtgctgtgtgatataactgcacattttggagtggccttttattgtggccagcctaaggcacacctgtgcaaaaatcatgctgtctaatcagcatcttgatatgccacacctgtgaggtggatggattatctcagcaaagaagaagtgttcactaacacaaatttagacagatttgtgaacaatatttgagagacataaaccttgtgtgtacacagaaaaagttttagatctttgagttcagctcatgaaaaatgggagcaaaaacaaaagtggggcgtttatatttttgttcagtgtagtttagttttatttagttttgactttttttctctaattcagttggttttaattagtttttagagacggtttgctagtttttattagttcttgtaattttctaaatgcttagttttagtttagttttttaaaatcttttaccTTCTACGtcatcgaattcaaataaatccaacGCTGTACTTTctttaaattcatacaaattcaTGCATATACGACTGTCATGTGGCAATAAATAAActa
The Sphaeramia orbicularis chromosome 14, fSphaOr1.1, whole genome shotgun sequence DNA segment above includes these coding regions:
- the LOC115432615 gene encoding uncharacterized protein LOC115432615; the protein is MVMTSLPDTVVVDKHQKTATKLLLMENITVVVPLKQPITFVLEGFYVPPGYGSLLFFLALLDFVVVLLGNGTVMLIIIIDRSLHRPMFVMVWNLVACDLLGATTVVPQLMIHFLTGERRISFSHAIAQGFCVHTYGIAVQTILCAMAYDRYIAVCEPLRYHSIMTSVRLIFSCALAWFIALLGTGVLFYFHIDVPLCGNIIQHVYCSNRAILNLACEPTPENNIYGLFLSWTVNTTIFIVIAFSYIKILQASVTKGKADSSIRSKAFQTCASHLIVYVLYKLGVVIIVLSHRFPSMSQNIKKFCSILIVIIPPAVNPIIYGLVITELRKSIIKLFRLKTKLLLMENITVVAPLKQPITFVLEGFYVPPGYGSLLFFLALLDFVVVLLGNGMVMLIIIIERSLHRPMFVMVWNLAACDLLGVIAVIPRFMIHFLTGQRRIAYGHAIAQAFCVHTYGAAVQTILCAMAYDRYIAVCEPLRYHSIMTSTRLIFSCALAWFIALLCIGVLFYFHINVPLCGNVLQHIYCSNRAILKLACGPTTLNNIYGLSMSWSLSTSVFIVIAFSYIKILQATVTKGKADSSIRSKAFQTCASHLVVYVLFEIASAIIVLSHRFPSMSQNIKKFLSILTVIIPPAVNPIIYGLVITELRKSIIKLFRLTVRQI